Proteins co-encoded in one Dendropsophus ebraccatus isolate aDenEbr1 chromosome 9, aDenEbr1.pat, whole genome shotgun sequence genomic window:
- the LOC138801647 gene encoding serine protease 33-like codes for MRPLSVLLLSVLPAVVFPELPFPPACGSPSFSRRIVGGADAAEGAWPWQAGILMSGNPICGGSLISDQWVLSAAHCFDSSRSPSQYSVILGAHRLDNLNSNSLIVGVDRIVIHPQFRSPSSGSDIALLQLSRRVTYTRYIHPVCIPSASMVFLPGTSCYVTGWGRIQSDAFLGSPRTLQEVMLPLISRESCDQMYHIGSGTSANVAIIQSDQICAGYQTGQRDSCTGDSGGPLVCRMNGYWYQAGIVSGGEDCALPNRPGVYTYVPVYESWINSYRSIRLSSSSPRRGASVLLLVAALILHG; via the exons ATGAGGCCGCTGTCTGTTCTACTTCTGTCCG TCCTCCCAGCGGTTGTGTTCCCGGAGCTGCCGTTCCCCCCCGCCTGCGGCTCCCCGTCCTTCTCCCGGAGGATAGTCGGAGGGGCAGATGCAGCAGAGGGAGCCTGGCCGTGGCAGGCCGGTATACTGATGAGTGGGAATCCTATCTGTGGGGGGTCCCTGATATCCGACCAGTGGGTGCTCAGCGCCGCTCATTGCTTCGACTC GTCCCGGTCCCCCTCACAGTACTCCGTCATCCTGGGGGCCCACAGGCTGGACAACCTTAATTCTAATTCACTGATAGTCGGGGTGGATCGCATAGTCATCCACCCCCAGTTCCGAAGTCCTAGTAGCGGCAGTGACATCGCTCTGCTCCAGCTCTCCAGACGGGTCACCTACACCCGGTATATTCATCCTGTGTGTATACCATcagcctccatggtcttcctgcCAGGAACAAGCTGCTATGTTACAGGATGGGGACGGATACAGTCTGATG CATTTCTGGGATCCCCGAGGACCCTTCAGGAGGTGATGCTGCCGCTGATCAGCCGGGAATCATGTGACCAGATGTATCACATAGGATCGGGTACCAGTGCCAATGTGGCCATCATCCAAAGTGACCAGATCTGTGCCGGGTATCAAACTGGGCAAAGGGATTCCTGCACG GGAGACTCCGGGGGTCCTCTGGTGTGTAGGATGAACGGCTACTGGTACCAGGCTGGCATCGTGAGCGGGGGAGAGGACTGCGCCCTCCCAAACCGCCCGGGGGTCTACACCTATGTTCCAGTCTACGAGTCTTGGATCAACTCTTATAGAAGCATACGCTTGTCGTCCTCTTCACCCAGGCGGGGGGCCTCAGTGCTGCTCCTAGTGGCCGCTCTGATACTGCACGGCTGA
- the LOC138800577 gene encoding serine protease 27-like isoform X2, whose translation MLKFLVPLILLSQNDCGRPSGSQRIVGGTDSAAGEWPWQVSLQGIEGLQCGGSLITNSWVLTASHCFLMSLTSSEYTIYLGVHQLSDLQKPGVVVRGVKQIVVHPDFGKGSGHDIALVELETPVNFASSILPVSLPSDSVPLPVGTLCWATGWGLVQTEEQLPSPKTLQKVQVALMDNKYCESLYQSSMGYSPKYKMIQADMLCAGYKEGMKDPCQVSPY comes from the exons ATGCTGAAATTTCTGGTGCCCCTCATCCTTCTTTCCCAGAATG ATTGTGGAAGGCCGTCGGGATCACAAAGAATCGTAGGAGGAACAGATTCTGCAGCTGGAGAATGGCCGTGGCAGGTCAGCCTGCAGGGGATAGAAGGTCTCCAGTGCGGGGGATCGCTCATCACTAACTCCTGGGTGCTGACGGCTTCCCATTGCTTCCTCAT GTCATTGACTTCCTCAGAATacaccatatacctgggggtgcaTCAGCTATCAGACCTGCAGAAGCCTGGAGTCGTGGTCAGGGGAGTGAAACAAATCGTAGTGCACCCTGATTTTGGAAAAGGATCTGGCCACGACATCGCCTTGGTGGAGCTGGAGACACCGGTCAACTTTGCATCCTCTATACTCCCTGTCAGTCTACCATCAGACTCGGTGCCTCTCCCGGTGGGAACCTTGTGCTGGGCAACGGGCTGGGGTTTAGTTCAAACTGAAG AGCAACTCCCCAGCCCTAAGACCCTCCAAAAGGTCCAGGTCGCATTGATGGACAACAAATACTGTGAATCCTTGTACCAGTCCAGCATGGGCTATAGCCCCAAATACAAGATGATCCAAGCGGACATGTTGTGTGCCGGTTACAAGGAAGGAATGAAAGACCCATGTCAG GTATCCCCTTATTAA
- the LOC138800577 gene encoding serine protease 27-like isoform X1, with product MLKFLVPLILLSQNDCGRPSGSQRIVGGTDSAAGEWPWQVSLQGIEGLQCGGSLITNSWVLTASHCFLMSLTSSEYTIYLGVHQLSDLQKPGVVVRGVKQIVVHPDFGKGSGHDIALVELETPVNFASSILPVSLPSDSVPLPVGTLCWATGWGLVQTEEQLPSPKTLQKVQVALMDNKYCESLYQSSMGYSPKYKMIQADMLCAGYKEGMKDPCQGDSGGPLVCSVNSVWMQIGIISFGSGCGLPGLPGIYTRVQYYLSWIKTYVPSLQNGNLVQLLNTTAIPQSSSLSYTFYEKNFTVSRNVTDNEIQRSLNDSLYNPNHMESGDLTGNFIRPKAQSLVGSGAHSNLWSMANSILIILGLVLLL from the exons ATGCTGAAATTTCTGGTGCCCCTCATCCTTCTTTCCCAGAATG ATTGTGGAAGGCCGTCGGGATCACAAAGAATCGTAGGAGGAACAGATTCTGCAGCTGGAGAATGGCCGTGGCAGGTCAGCCTGCAGGGGATAGAAGGTCTCCAGTGCGGGGGATCGCTCATCACTAACTCCTGGGTGCTGACGGCTTCCCATTGCTTCCTCAT GTCATTGACTTCCTCAGAATacaccatatacctgggggtgcaTCAGCTATCAGACCTGCAGAAGCCTGGAGTCGTGGTCAGGGGAGTGAAACAAATCGTAGTGCACCCTGATTTTGGAAAAGGATCTGGCCACGACATCGCCTTGGTGGAGCTGGAGACACCGGTCAACTTTGCATCCTCTATACTCCCTGTCAGTCTACCATCAGACTCGGTGCCTCTCCCGGTGGGAACCTTGTGCTGGGCAACGGGCTGGGGTTTAGTTCAAACTGAAG AGCAACTCCCCAGCCCTAAGACCCTCCAAAAGGTCCAGGTCGCATTGATGGACAACAAATACTGTGAATCCTTGTACCAGTCCAGCATGGGCTATAGCCCCAAATACAAGATGATCCAAGCGGACATGTTGTGTGCCGGTTACAAGGAAGGAATGAAAGACCCATGTCAG GGTGACTCTGGTGGACCCCTggtctgcagtgtgaacagtgtcTGGATGCAGATTGGCATTATCAGCTTTGGTTCTGGATGTGGCCTTCCAGGCCTCCCTGGTATCTATACAAGAGTCCAATATTACCTGTCCTGGATTAAGACATATGTGCCATCCCTGCAGAATGGAAACCTGGTCCAGTTGCTCAACACAACAGCAATCCCACAGAGCAGCAGCCTTAGTTACACTTTTTATGAGAAAAACTTTACAGTGAGTAGAAATGTAACTGATAATGAAATCCAGCGCAGCCTTAATGATAGTCTATATAACCCAAACCATATGGAGAGCGGAGATTTAACAGGTAACTTTATCAGGCCCAAGGCGCAAAGTCTGGTTGGCAGTGGAGCCCATTCCAATCTCTGGTCAATGGCCAATTCCATACTGATCATCCTGGGTCTTGTGCTCCTTCTATAG